The Methanobrevibacter wolinii SH genome includes a window with the following:
- a CDS encoding 50S ribosomal protein L23: protein MDPYAVIVKPHVTEKTMNAIDFNNELTFVVARESTKADIKRAFETLYDEKVKKVNTHISPKGVKLAFITLEEEEKAEDIAVKIGVF from the coding sequence ATGGATCCATACGCAGTTATTGTTAAACCTCATGTTACTGAGAAAACTATGAATGCAATTGATTTTAATAACGAACTTACTTTCGTTGTTGCTAGAGAATCTACAAAAGCAGATATCAAAAGAGCTTTCGAAACTTTATATGATGAAAAAGTTAAAAAAGTTAACACTCATATAAGTCCAAAAGGTGTAAAATTAGCTTTCATTACCCTTGAAGAAGAAGAAAAAGCTGAAGATATTGCTGTTAAAATAGGAGTATTCTAA
- the rpl4p gene encoding 50S ribosomal protein L4 — MKVNVYSIEGEVSGDVELPAIFNEVYRPDLIKRAVISSQTARIQPMGNDPMAGKRTSAESWGSGRGAAMVPRIKNGARTAFVPQAIGGRKAHPIRVDKNHHEKINNKERRLAIRSAVAATANKELVEKRGHKVENVPAFPLVVEDDLESVKQTKETREIFKNLGVYDDIVRAKNGRKIRAGRGKTRGRKYKKAKGPLVVVGDDKGIKLGARNHAGVDVVSVENLNAELLAPGTHPGRLTIFTKSAVEKLGGLFQ; from the coding sequence ATGAAAGTAAATGTTTATTCTATTGAAGGAGAAGTTTCTGGTGATGTAGAACTTCCAGCTATTTTTAATGAAGTATATAGACCAGATCTTATTAAAAGAGCAGTTATATCATCACAAACTGCTAGAATTCAACCTATGGGTAATGATCCTATGGCTGGTAAAAGAACTTCTGCTGAATCTTGGGGTTCAGGTAGAGGTGCAGCTATGGTACCAAGGATTAAAAATGGTGCAAGGACCGCTTTCGTTCCACAAGCTATTGGTGGAAGAAAAGCTCACCCAATAAGGGTTGACAAAAATCATCATGAAAAAATAAACAATAAAGAAAGAAGATTAGCTATTAGATCAGCTGTAGCTGCTACTGCTAATAAAGAATTAGTAGAAAAAAGAGGACATAAAGTTGAAAATGTTCCAGCATTTCCTTTAGTTGTTGAAGATGATCTTGAATCAGTTAAACAAACTAAAGAAACTCGTGAAATCTTCAAAAACTTAGGTGTTTATGATGATATTGTCCGTGCTAAAAACGGTAGAAAAATAAGAGCAGGTAGGGGAAAAACTAGAGGTCGTAAATATAAGAAAGCTAAAGGACCTTTAGTAGTTGTTGGTGATGATAAAGGTATCAAATTAGGTGCTAGAAATCACGCTGGTGTAGATGTTGTATCTGTAGAAAATTTAAATGCTGAATTATTAGCTCCAGGTACTCACCCAGGAAGATTAACTATTTTTACAAAATCTGCTGTTGAAAAATTAGGAGGATTATTCCAATAA
- the rpl3p gene encoding 50S ribosomal protein L3, with amino-acid sequence MVRHHQPRKGSVAFSPRKRVAKETPRIKSWPECDESKLLAIAGYKVGMTHATVVDNNKNSPTFGMEVSTPVTVLEVPPVVVMGIRSYEKTNRGYKVITEVLADNLDKELSRKISLPKDYNKSDAIAKIQDNLDRTAEIKVLIHTNPKLASVPKKKPEIFECAIGGTSVEEKLNAAIELLGNEVKASDVFNEGQFVDAIATTKGKGFQGVIKRWNIRIQYGKAARSSKERHVGSIGPWTPNRTMWTVAQAGQMGYHKRTEFNKKILKIGENTTVSEVNPDGGFINYGLVKNDYVLVKGSLPGPSKRLVILRKAIRPKSTDESAPQINFISTESKQGV; translated from the coding sequence ATGGTTAGACATCATCAACCAAGAAAAGGTTCTGTAGCATTTAGTCCTAGAAAAAGAGTAGCTAAAGAAACTCCTAGAATTAAATCATGGCCTGAATGTGATGAATCCAAATTACTAGCAATTGCTGGTTATAAAGTTGGTATGACTCATGCTACTGTAGTAGATAATAATAAAAATTCACCTACTTTTGGTATGGAAGTCTCAACTCCAGTCACTGTATTGGAAGTACCACCTGTTGTAGTAATGGGTATTAGATCATATGAAAAAACAAATCGTGGATACAAAGTAATTACCGAGGTTCTTGCAGATAATTTAGATAAAGAACTCTCTAGGAAAATTTCACTTCCTAAAGATTATAATAAATCAGATGCTATTGCAAAAATCCAAGATAATTTAGATCGCACTGCTGAAATTAAAGTATTAATACATACTAATCCTAAATTAGCTAGTGTACCTAAGAAAAAACCTGAAATATTCGAATGTGCTATTGGAGGAACTTCTGTTGAAGAAAAACTCAATGCTGCAATTGAATTATTAGGTAATGAAGTTAAAGCTAGTGATGTATTCAACGAAGGTCAATTTGTAGATGCTATTGCAACCACTAAAGGAAAAGGATTCCAAGGTGTAATTAAAAGATGGAATATCAGAATCCAATATGGTAAAGCTGCACGTAGTAGTAAAGAAAGACATGTTGGTTCTATTGGTCCATGGACTCCTAATAGGACTATGTGGACTGTTGCACAAGCAGGTCAAATGGGTTATCATAAAAGAACTGAATTTAACAAAAAAATTTTAAAAATTGGTGAAAACACTACTGTTAGTGAAGTAAATCCAGATGGTGGATTCATTAATTATGGATTAGTTAAAAATGATTATGTTTTAGTAAAAGGTTCTTTACCAGGTCCTAGTAAAAGGTTAGTTATTTTAAGGAAAGCAATCAGACCTAAATCAACTGATGAATCAGCTCCACAAATTAACTTTATTAGTACTGAATCTAAACAAGGGGTCTAA
- a CDS encoding putative RNA uridine N3 methyltransferase, which produces MQNINLSLFIPNSYLAETNDLKLKTYKIGIIGRALAVFRLNKVIIYNDSSFNDQKGRKDAKFMYDVLSYMNTPQYLRKRAFPIQADLKHVGILPPLRTPHHPTNDNPKKGDYRQGFTVKRNKKGTFVDIGMDKLAFCKEQLSVNKIFSFKITKIAKEVIVTPEKPDDIYWGYETIYNNESLNKSLNKLNPDFVVITTRYADTINSIFDELRYKVNKSNNIAIVFGGPYSSVEGNLNNPNWETIKLNTIPNQGTKTVRTEEAVVSTLSLFNMLLAD; this is translated from the coding sequence ATGCAAAATATTAATTTATCTTTATTTATACCTAATTCATATCTCGCAGAAACTAATGACTTGAAGTTAAAAACCTATAAAATAGGTATTATCGGTAGAGCATTAGCTGTTTTTCGTTTGAATAAGGTAATTATCTATAATGATAGTTCCTTTAATGATCAAAAAGGCCGAAAAGATGCTAAATTCATGTATGATGTTTTAAGCTATATGAATACTCCTCAATATTTGAGAAAAAGAGCATTTCCTATTCAAGCTGATTTAAAACATGTTGGAATTTTACCACCTTTAAGGACTCCGCATCATCCTACTAATGATAATCCTAAAAAAGGAGATTATAGGCAAGGATTTACGGTTAAAAGAAATAAAAAAGGAACCTTTGTAGATATAGGTATGGATAAATTAGCTTTTTGTAAAGAGCAATTATCTGTTAATAAAATTTTTAGCTTTAAAATCACTAAAATTGCAAAAGAAGTAATAGTCACACCTGAGAAACCAGATGACATTTACTGGGGATATGAGACTATTTATAATAATGAAAGTCTTAATAAAAGTTTAAATAAACTTAATCCTGATTTTGTTGTTATTACAACAAGATATGCAGATACAATAAATTCTATTTTTGATGAATTAAGGTATAAAGTAAATAAATCTAATAATATTGCAATAGTCTTTGGTGGTCCTTACTCTTCTGTAGAAGGTAATCTTAATAATCCTAATTGGGAGACTATTAAATTAAATACTATTCCTAATCAAGGAACTAAGACAGTTAGGACTGAAGAAGCAGTTGTTTCTACATTATCTTTGTTTAATATGCTTTTAGCTGATTAA
- a CDS encoding METTL5 family protein: protein MRKIRKKKHLEMIIQNIPSHPNPKVELEQYSTPANIASDIMWNAYSLGDIKDLSVVDLGCGTGIFAISSLLLGAKNVLGIDIDSESLKLAEKTVVDIGVDAQKLNSLHFFQSDINSLKKINDLNISGFLEEKVDTIIQNPPFGSQERAKKGADRKFIDFSVENSSVVYSFHMASTKDFVENYFKDLGARITHEFFYNFSLKNIYKFHTHELKNVEVIVFRVETF, encoded by the coding sequence ATGAGAAAAATTAGAAAAAAGAAACATTTAGAAATGATTATACAGAATATTCCATCACATCCAAATCCTAAGGTTGAACTTGAACAATATTCTACTCCTGCAAATATTGCTTCTGATATTATGTGGAATGCATATTCTTTAGGTGATATTAAAGATTTATCTGTTGTAGATTTAGGTTGTGGTACTGGGATTTTTGCTATATCTTCATTACTTCTTGGTGCAAAAAATGTTCTTGGTATTGATATAGATAGTGAATCATTAAAACTTGCAGAAAAAACAGTAGTTGATATAGGTGTAGATGCACAAAAATTAAATAGTTTACATTTTTTTCAAAGTGATATAAATTCTCTTAAAAAAATTAATGATTTGAATATTTCTGGATTTTTAGAAGAGAAAGTAGATACAATCATTCAGAATCCACCTTTTGGATCTCAGGAAAGAGCAAAAAAAGGTGCTGATAGAAAATTTATTGATTTTTCTGTTGAAAATAGTTCTGTTGTTTATTCATTTCATATGGCAAGTACTAAAGATTTTGTTGAAAATTATTTCAAAGATTTAGGTGCTAGGATTACTCATGAATTTTTTTATAATTTTTCATTGAAAAATATTTATAAATTTCATACTCATGAATTAAAAAATGTAGAAGTTATTGTTTTTCGTGTTGAAACTTTTTAA